One Myxococcaceae bacterium JPH2 genomic window carries:
- a CDS encoding glutamine--tRNA ligase/YqeY domain fusion protein — protein sequence MTTSNETQARNFLQEIVAEDKQAGKYGGRVHTRFPPEPNGYLHIGHAKAICINFGLAQQYGGKCNLRLDDTNPLTEDTDYVESIQRDVRWLGFDWDDRKFFASDYFEKLYAYAEQLIRQGQAYVCSLTAEEISEWRGDFTTPGRDSPYRNRTVEENLDLFRRMRAGEFPDGKHTLRAKIDMASPNPVLRDPPIYRIRHAHHHRTGDAWCIYPLYDFAHCLSDSIEGITHSICTLEFENRRPLYDWIVDALIKGDRPHQYEFARLKLTYTVMSKRKLLQMVGDKSVSGWDDPRMLTISGLRRRGFTPESLRDFATRIGVSKTDSWIDMGVLELSIREDLNERAPRAMAVLRPLKVVVTNYPEGQTELLEVANHPQKPELGTRQVPFSRELFIEADDFQEVPQKGFFRLAPGKEVRLRSAYFIKCEEVIKDAAGNVTELRCTYDPATRGGDSPDGRKVKGTLHWVPGNAPTAEVRLYDRLFSVEHPDKDKDRDFKEFLNPNSLEVITSARVEPMLAQAAPESRFQFERLGYFYADPKDSTAGRPVFNRTVTLKDSWTKEQAKGK from the coding sequence ATGACGACGAGCAACGAGACGCAGGCCCGCAACTTCCTCCAGGAGATTGTCGCGGAGGACAAGCAGGCCGGGAAGTACGGCGGCCGGGTGCACACCCGCTTCCCGCCCGAGCCCAATGGCTACCTCCATATCGGTCACGCGAAGGCCATCTGCATCAACTTCGGCCTGGCGCAGCAGTATGGCGGCAAGTGCAACCTGCGCCTCGACGACACCAACCCGCTCACCGAGGACACCGACTACGTCGAGTCCATCCAGCGGGACGTGCGGTGGCTCGGCTTCGACTGGGACGACCGCAAGTTCTTCGCGTCCGACTACTTCGAGAAGCTCTACGCCTACGCCGAGCAGCTCATCCGTCAGGGCCAGGCCTACGTGTGCAGCCTGACCGCGGAGGAGATCAGCGAGTGGCGCGGCGACTTCACCACGCCGGGGCGTGACAGCCCGTATCGCAACCGCACGGTGGAGGAGAATCTGGACCTCTTCCGCCGCATGCGCGCGGGCGAGTTCCCGGACGGCAAGCACACCCTGCGTGCGAAGATCGACATGGCGTCGCCCAACCCGGTGCTGCGCGACCCGCCCATCTACCGCATCCGTCACGCGCACCACCACCGCACCGGCGATGCGTGGTGCATCTACCCGCTCTACGACTTCGCGCACTGCCTGTCGGACTCCATCGAGGGCATCACCCACTCCATCTGCACGCTGGAGTTCGAGAACCGGCGCCCGCTCTACGATTGGATTGTCGACGCGCTGATCAAGGGCGACCGCCCGCACCAGTACGAGTTCGCGCGGCTCAAGCTCACCTACACGGTGATGAGCAAGCGCAAGCTGCTCCAGATGGTGGGCGACAAGAGCGTGTCCGGCTGGGATGACCCGCGCATGCTGACCATCAGCGGCCTGCGTCGCCGGGGCTTCACGCCCGAGTCGCTGCGCGACTTCGCCACGCGCATCGGCGTGAGCAAGACGGACAGCTGGATCGACATGGGCGTGCTCGAGCTGAGCATCCGTGAGGACCTCAATGAGCGCGCCCCGCGCGCCATGGCCGTGCTGCGCCCGCTCAAGGTGGTGGTGACGAACTACCCCGAGGGCCAGACGGAGCTGCTGGAGGTCGCCAACCACCCGCAGAAGCCGGAGCTGGGCACGCGGCAGGTCCCGTTCTCGCGCGAGCTGTTCATCGAGGCGGATGACTTCCAGGAGGTCCCGCAGAAGGGCTTCTTCCGGCTGGCGCCGGGCAAGGAGGTGCGCCTGCGCTCGGCGTACTTCATCAAGTGCGAGGAGGTCATCAAGGACGCCGCGGGCAACGTGACGGAGCTGCGCTGCACCTATGACCCGGCCACGCGCGGCGGTGACTCGCCGGATGGTCGCAAGGTGAAGGGCACGCTGCACTGGGTGCCGGGCAACGCGCCCACCGCCGAGGTTCGCCTGTACGATCGGCTCTTCTCCGTGGAGCACCCGGACAAGGACAAGGACCGCGACTTCAAGGAGTTCCTCAACCCGAACAGCCTCGAGGTCATCACCTCGGCGCGCGTCGAGCCGATGCTGGCGCAGGCCGCGCCGGAGTCGCGCTTCCAGTTCGAGCGCCTGGG